From the Hymenobacter yonginensis genome, one window contains:
- a CDS encoding zinc dependent phospholipase C family protein gives MLKWLLGMLALLLLSPSSASAYSVLTHQANIDSSWTRCLMPMLQKRYPGATEEQLIEAKGYAYGGSIIQDMGFYPFGSELFTNMTHYVRSGDFVRNLLDEAHGRNEYAFALGALAHYSADVIGHPEGTNKAMASVYPDLRQKFGTEITYEEAPVQHTQLEFAFDVVQLAAGRYRTADYQRYIGFQVSKPVLERAFRKTYGLELGKVIFNVDLAISSFRFAVRSLIPIASRAAWQSQKKEIRRLSPRARRREYVYDQSEHAYRQQYGTDYQKPGTGARVLSYFVRVLPKIGPLKPFAFKLPTPEAQELFKASFRQVMTSYCRHVEAEPYDTVTVSRQVLPNTDFDTGRPTAVGEYELTDEAYGEWVRKLADNKFDGLTAPVQQNILTFFGPNPKEPIDEDEKEAGTRAKTMEALAQLKAQDVK, from the coding sequence ATGCTAAAATGGCTACTTGGGATGCTGGCTTTGCTGCTGCTGTCTCCCTCTTCCGCATCTGCCTACTCGGTGCTTACCCACCAGGCCAACATCGACTCTTCCTGGACCCGCTGTCTGATGCCTATGCTGCAGAAGCGCTACCCGGGCGCCACCGAGGAGCAGCTTATCGAGGCCAAAGGCTACGCCTACGGTGGCTCCATCATCCAGGATATGGGCTTTTACCCGTTCGGCTCCGAGCTATTCACCAACATGACGCACTATGTGCGCAGCGGTGATTTTGTGCGCAACCTCCTAGACGAAGCCCACGGGCGCAACGAATACGCGTTTGCCCTGGGGGCGCTGGCGCACTACTCAGCCGATGTGATAGGCCACCCCGAAGGCACCAACAAGGCCATGGCGTCGGTGTATCCGGACTTGCGACAGAAATTTGGGACCGAAATCACCTACGAGGAAGCTCCGGTGCAGCACACGCAGCTGGAGTTTGCCTTCGATGTGGTGCAGCTGGCCGCCGGCCGCTACCGCACCGCCGACTACCAGCGCTACATCGGGTTTCAGGTGAGCAAGCCGGTGCTGGAGCGGGCGTTCCGCAAAACCTACGGGCTGGAGCTGGGCAAGGTGATTTTCAACGTCGATCTGGCCATCAGCTCGTTCCGGTTTGCGGTGCGCAGCCTGATTCCGATTGCCAGCCGGGCGGCGTGGCAGTCGCAGAAAAAGGAAATCCGACGCCTCAGCCCGCGGGCCCGTCGGCGCGAGTACGTGTACGACCAGAGTGAGCACGCCTACCGCCAGCAATATGGCACCGACTACCAGAAGCCTGGCACCGGGGCTCGGGTGCTGTCGTATTTCGTGCGGGTGCTGCCCAAAATCGGCCCCTTGAAGCCTTTTGCGTTCAAGCTGCCGACACCGGAAGCGCAGGAACTGTTCAAGGCCAGCTTCCGGCAGGTGATGACCAGCTACTGCCGCCACGTGGAAGCCGAGCCGTACGACACAGTTACGGTTTCGCGGCAAGTGCTGCCCAACACCGACTTCGACACCGGCCGCCCGACGGCGGTGGGCGAATACGAGCTGACCGATGAAGCCTATGGCGAGTGGGTACGCAAGCTGGCCGATAACAAGTTCGACGGCCTGACGGCGCCGGTGCAGCAAAACATCCTCACCTTCTTTGGCCCCAACCCCAAGGAGCCTATCGACGAAGACGAAAAAGAGGCCGGCACCCGCGCTAAAACCATGGAAGCCCTAGCGCAGCTGAAAGCGCAGGACGTAAAGTAG
- a CDS encoding TolC family protein, with translation MPRSFFFTLLLALPLPILAQQPVLPTREPASKPQSKPQTEKPETVADAPPLTLAEAIRLGLENNYNIRVSRQDERIAENNVTRGNAGQLPVVNGNLTRNFNRNNVRQESSARPEASIANGAQSNLLNANVAATWTIFDGLGMFIAYDRLKSLEQSQRQLTRATVEETVATITDAYYVVVRESGKIKASEEALKIGQARIDLTQARVDVGVSAKVEVLTARVDYNADRSLLIQQQEALQTAKINLNNLLGRTPRLNFRPADSIVVATDLSRESVAQAVQQNNPRLQQARLNTEIATYDRKLVRASRFPQIGLTTGYGYNRNINGAAFFGNQLVTNTGRTYGLNYGVVATIPIFDGFNRNRLEQNARIGEEQSNLLLGQTQLQLETEAEQAFAQYQNRLQLLELEEANILLARENVAIALERYRLGLLVPLALREAQRTQLDAEVRLLDIRYQAKQAEIVLRRLSSGLVQEGGQ, from the coding sequence ATGCCCCGTTCCTTCTTTTTCACTCTCCTACTGGCTTTGCCCCTGCCAATTCTGGCGCAACAGCCGGTATTGCCCACCCGGGAGCCCGCCTCGAAGCCCCAGAGCAAGCCCCAGACGGAAAAGCCGGAAACCGTGGCCGATGCCCCGCCCCTGACGTTGGCCGAGGCCATCCGACTGGGCCTAGAGAACAATTATAACATCAGGGTTTCGCGGCAGGATGAGCGCATTGCCGAAAACAACGTGACGCGCGGCAACGCCGGGCAGCTGCCGGTGGTGAACGGCAACCTGACCCGCAACTTCAACCGCAATAATGTGCGGCAGGAATCTTCGGCGCGGCCCGAGGCCAGCATTGCGAACGGCGCGCAGTCCAACCTGCTCAACGCCAACGTGGCCGCCACCTGGACCATTTTCGACGGGCTGGGCATGTTTATCGCCTACGACCGGCTGAAGTCGCTGGAGCAAAGCCAGCGCCAACTCACCCGCGCCACCGTCGAGGAAACCGTGGCCACCATCACCGATGCCTACTACGTGGTGGTGCGCGAGTCCGGCAAGATCAAGGCCAGCGAGGAAGCCCTGAAAATCGGGCAGGCGCGCATCGACCTCACGCAGGCCCGCGTGGATGTGGGCGTGAGCGCCAAAGTGGAAGTACTGACGGCCCGCGTAGACTACAATGCCGACCGCTCGCTGCTGATCCAGCAGCAAGAAGCGTTGCAGACGGCCAAAATCAACCTCAATAACCTGCTGGGCCGCACCCCGCGCCTCAACTTCCGCCCCGCCGACTCTATTGTAGTAGCTACCGACCTCAGCCGGGAAAGCGTGGCGCAGGCCGTGCAGCAGAACAACCCTCGCCTGCAACAGGCCCGCCTCAACACCGAAATTGCTACCTACGACCGGAAGTTGGTGCGCGCCTCCCGCTTCCCTCAAATTGGCCTGACCACTGGCTACGGCTACAACCGCAACATCAACGGGGCGGCGTTCTTCGGCAATCAGCTCGTGACCAACACGGGCCGCACGTATGGGCTCAACTACGGTGTAGTGGCAACTATTCCCATCTTCGACGGCTTCAATCGCAACCGTTTGGAGCAGAATGCCCGCATCGGGGAGGAACAGAGCAACCTGCTGCTTGGCCAGACGCAGCTACAGCTGGAAACAGAAGCCGAGCAGGCCTTTGCCCAGTACCAGAACCGGCTGCAACTGCTGGAGCTGGAAGAAGCCAACATTTTGCTGGCCCGCGAAAACGTGGCTATTGCGCTAGAGCGCTACCGCCTAGGTTTGCTGGTGCCGCTGGCCCTGCGCGAAGCCCAGCGCACCCAGCTCGACGCCGAAGTGCGCCTGCTTGACATTCGCTACCAGGCCAAGCAGGCCGAGATTGTGCTGCGCCGCCTCAGCAGCGGATTGGTGCAGGAAGGAGGCCAATAG
- a CDS encoding efflux RND transporter permease subunit, with the protein MSLSSTSINRPVLAIVMSLVIVIFGVIGFRYLSIREYPSVDPPIITVSASYTGASADVMQGQVTEPLEEALNGIAGIKNLTSNSRDGRTQITVEFDLDADLETAANDVRDKVSGAQGRLPRDIDPPIVSKANADSQPIVMTYLSSSKRTLLELTDYANNALKERLQTIPGVSEVRVYGERKYSMRLWMDPVKLSALGVSPVDVQAALTRENVELPSGSVQGQNTQLTLRTMGRLTSVEDFNNLIIRKDASSLVRLSDIGYAELYPENDQTIFKVNGVPMVGLAVIPQPGSNQIDIADEFNKRIELYGKDLPEDLVLKPGFDNSVFIRKSINEVEHTIIEAFVLVVIIIFLFLRDWRSTLIPVVAIPVSLVGIFFVMYLLDFSINVLTLLAVVLAIGLVVDDAIVVLENIYSRIEEGEDPKTAAIKGSEEILMAVISTTVVLAAVFLPVVFLTGITGRLFREFGIVVAGSVLISAFVSLTLTPMMCSVLLKRQEKHNWFYRKTEPFFQKMIGGYQSSLQTFLRNRWMAWLVVLGTGVGIWFFMKTIPSELAPVEDRSRVNVNATGPEGASFEYMDAYMNQITKMAMDSAGSSLSSVFAVTSPGFGGGSNSGTARVLLLDADQRPRTQDQVAAGLSAGVKKLTAARTSVSQDQSIGGGGGGGGLPVQFVIQTQDFEKLRAAVPKFLDAARQDPTFQFVDVNLKFNKPELRVNIDREKAQSLGVSVQSISQTLQSGLSGQRFGYFIREGKQYQIIGQVAREDRNQPLDVRLLSVKNADGQLVQLDNVIRLTESSTPPQLYRFNRYNSATFSASLAPGKTLGDGIAAMQGIAEKNLDDTFSTELSGASRDFQESSSSLVFAFGLALVLIYLVLAAQFESFRDPVIIMVTVPLALSGALLSLWYFNQTLNLFSQIGIIMLVGLVTKNGILIVEFANQQVENGKDYMTGLIEGATARFRPILMTSLCAILGILPIAIATGAGALSRRAMGIGVVGGLFFATGLTLYVVPVMYSYFATAKKHSQKQEAAKKKAVTA; encoded by the coding sequence ATGAGCTTATCTTCAACCAGCATCAACCGCCCGGTCCTCGCCATCGTGATGAGCCTCGTCATCGTGATTTTCGGCGTGATTGGGTTTCGCTACCTCAGCATCCGGGAATACCCCAGTGTCGACCCGCCCATCATTACCGTGTCGGCCAGCTACACCGGCGCCTCCGCCGACGTGATGCAGGGCCAGGTGACCGAGCCGCTCGAGGAAGCCCTCAACGGCATTGCGGGCATCAAGAACCTGACCTCTAACTCCCGCGACGGCCGCACCCAGATTACGGTGGAGTTTGACCTCGACGCCGACCTGGAAACCGCCGCCAACGACGTGCGCGACAAGGTGTCGGGCGCGCAGGGCCGCCTCCCGCGCGACATCGACCCGCCCATTGTGAGCAAGGCCAACGCCGACTCGCAGCCGATTGTGATGACCTACCTCAGCTCCAGCAAGCGCACCCTGCTGGAACTGACCGACTACGCCAACAACGCCCTGAAAGAACGCCTGCAGACGATTCCGGGCGTGTCGGAGGTGCGGGTGTACGGTGAGCGGAAGTACTCCATGCGCCTCTGGATGGATCCGGTGAAGCTGTCGGCGCTGGGCGTGAGCCCCGTGGACGTGCAGGCCGCCCTCACTCGCGAAAACGTGGAGCTGCCCAGCGGCTCGGTGCAGGGCCAGAACACCCAGCTCACGCTGCGCACCATGGGCCGCCTGACGTCGGTGGAGGACTTCAACAACCTGATTATCCGCAAAGATGCCTCGTCGCTGGTGCGGCTGTCGGATATCGGCTACGCCGAGCTGTACCCCGAAAACGACCAGACCATCTTCAAAGTAAACGGCGTGCCGATGGTGGGCCTGGCCGTGATTCCGCAGCCCGGTTCCAACCAGATTGACATTGCCGACGAGTTCAACAAGCGTATCGAGCTCTACGGCAAGGATCTGCCGGAAGACCTGGTGCTCAAGCCGGGCTTCGATAACTCGGTGTTCATCCGCAAATCCATTAACGAGGTAGAGCACACCATCATCGAGGCCTTTGTGCTGGTGGTAATTATCATCTTCCTGTTTCTACGCGACTGGCGCTCCACCCTCATTCCGGTGGTGGCTATTCCGGTGTCGCTGGTAGGTATCTTCTTCGTGATGTACCTGCTCGACTTCTCCATCAACGTGCTGACGCTGCTGGCCGTGGTGCTGGCCATCGGCTTGGTGGTGGATGACGCCATTGTGGTGCTGGAAAACATCTACTCGCGCATCGAGGAAGGCGAAGACCCCAAAACGGCCGCCATCAAGGGCTCCGAGGAGATTCTGATGGCCGTAATCAGCACCACGGTGGTACTGGCGGCGGTGTTTCTGCCGGTGGTATTCCTGACCGGCATCACCGGGCGCCTGTTCCGCGAGTTCGGGATTGTGGTGGCCGGCTCGGTGCTGATTTCGGCGTTTGTGAGCCTCACGCTCACGCCCATGATGTGCTCGGTGCTGCTGAAGCGGCAGGAAAAGCACAACTGGTTTTACCGCAAAACCGAGCCTTTCTTCCAGAAGATGATCGGGGGCTACCAGAGCAGCCTGCAAACCTTTTTGCGCAACCGCTGGATGGCGTGGCTGGTGGTACTTGGCACGGGCGTGGGCATCTGGTTTTTCATGAAAACCATCCCGTCGGAGCTGGCGCCGGTGGAAGACCGCAGCCGCGTCAACGTCAACGCGACGGGGCCGGAAGGGGCATCTTTTGAGTACATGGATGCCTACATGAACCAGATTACCAAGATGGCCATGGACTCGGCCGGCAGCAGCCTGAGCAGCGTATTTGCCGTGACGTCGCCCGGTTTCGGCGGCGGCTCCAACTCGGGCACGGCCCGCGTGCTGCTGCTCGACGCCGACCAGCGCCCCCGCACCCAGGACCAGGTGGCGGCCGGCCTCAGCGCTGGTGTGAAAAAGCTGACTGCCGCCCGTACCTCTGTGTCGCAGGACCAGAGCATCGGGGGTGGCGGCGGGGGCGGCGGGTTGCCGGTGCAGTTTGTTATCCAGACTCAGGACTTCGAGAAGCTGCGGGCCGCGGTGCCCAAGTTCCTCGATGCCGCCCGCCAGGACCCTACTTTCCAGTTCGTGGACGTGAACCTGAAGTTCAACAAGCCCGAGCTGCGCGTGAACATCGACCGCGAAAAGGCGCAGAGCCTGGGCGTATCGGTGCAGAGCATCAGCCAGACGCTGCAGTCGGGTTTGAGCGGGCAGCGCTTCGGCTACTTTATCCGGGAAGGCAAGCAGTACCAGATTATCGGGCAGGTGGCGCGCGAAGACCGCAATCAGCCGCTGGACGTGCGCCTGCTGTCGGTGAAGAACGCCGACGGCCAGCTCGTACAGCTCGACAACGTAATTCGCCTGACGGAAAGCAGCACCCCGCCCCAGCTCTACCGCTTCAACCGCTACAACTCGGCCACCTTCTCGGCCTCGCTGGCGCCCGGCAAAACCCTCGGCGATGGTATTGCGGCCATGCAGGGCATCGCCGAAAAGAACCTCGACGACACCTTCTCCACCGAGCTGTCGGGTGCCTCCCGCGACTTCCAGGAAAGCTCCAGCAGCCTCGTGTTTGCCTTCGGGCTGGCGCTGGTGCTGATTTACCTGGTGCTGGCCGCGCAGTTTGAGAGCTTCCGCGACCCGGTCATCATCATGGTGACGGTGCCGCTGGCGTTGTCGGGCGCGCTGCTCAGCTTGTGGTACTTCAACCAGACCCTGAACCTGTTCTCGCAGATCGGCATCATCATGTTGGTGGGCCTCGTGACCAAAAATGGTATCCTCATCGTGGAGTTTGCCAACCAGCAAGTGGAAAACGGCAAAGACTACATGACCGGCCTGATTGAAGGCGCCACGGCCCGCTTCCGCCCCATCCTGATGACCAGCCTGTGCGCCATCCTGGGCATTCTGCCGATTGCCATTGCCACCGGCGCCGGCGCCCTGAGCCGCCGGGCCATGGGCATTGGCGTGGTGGGCGGCCTGTTCTTCGCCACCGGCCTCACGCTGTACGTAGTGCCGGTGATGTACTCCTACTTCGCCACGGCCAAAAAACACAGCCAGAAGCAGGAGGCCGCCAAAAAGAAGGCCGTAACGGCCTAG
- a CDS encoding efflux RND transporter periplasmic adaptor subunit, whose translation MQTQEQEREELQTAEETPGKSHGVRWLIIAVVLIAALAFVKIKYFPSPNADAKGGGGKGAAGGGKGAPGAKGGKGGGGGALPVQVYVVKPTNLSDEVAATGSILADESVVIKSELSGKITSLNIKEGQPVSKGQLLFSINADEAQAAIRKQQYNIKLFRDQERRQRTLLDKEYISAQEYEQSNNQLLTAQSDLKALQASLDRAYVRAPFSGVLGLTTATVGTYVSPGSEITTLSRVRPVKIDFAVPGRFATKVRVGDVVSITDEGTNKKYEAKVYAIDPQIDPVSRTQPVRARYANQNNELRPGAFVKVNLQLGESTDALQVPTEAVIPEASGYSIYTVKDGKMVPKKVKIGIRSDKVIQITDGLAVGDSVIRTGILQVKPGDAVKATK comes from the coding sequence ATGCAGACTCAGGAACAAGAACGGGAAGAACTACAGACGGCCGAAGAAACGCCCGGCAAAAGCCACGGAGTACGCTGGCTGATTATCGCCGTAGTGCTGATTGCCGCGCTGGCCTTTGTTAAGATAAAATACTTCCCCTCGCCCAACGCCGACGCCAAAGGCGGCGGCGGCAAGGGCGCGGCCGGCGGTGGCAAAGGCGCCCCTGGCGCGAAGGGTGGCAAAGGCGGCGGCGGTGGCGCGCTGCCAGTGCAGGTATACGTGGTAAAGCCCACCAACCTCTCCGATGAGGTAGCCGCCACCGGTTCTATTCTGGCCGACGAATCCGTGGTTATCAAGAGCGAGCTGTCGGGCAAAATCACCAGCCTGAACATAAAAGAAGGCCAGCCGGTGAGCAAAGGCCAGTTGCTGTTCAGCATCAACGCCGACGAGGCCCAGGCCGCCATCCGCAAGCAGCAATACAACATCAAGCTTTTCCGCGACCAGGAGCGCCGCCAGCGCACCCTGCTGGATAAGGAATACATCAGCGCCCAGGAATACGAGCAGTCCAACAACCAGCTGCTCACGGCGCAGTCGGACCTGAAGGCCTTGCAGGCCTCCCTTGACCGGGCCTACGTGCGGGCGCCGTTCAGCGGCGTGCTGGGCCTGACTACGGCCACCGTGGGCACCTACGTGAGCCCCGGCTCGGAAATCACGACCCTTTCCCGCGTGCGGCCCGTGAAGATTGACTTTGCCGTGCCGGGTCGCTTCGCCACCAAAGTGCGCGTGGGCGACGTGGTGAGCATCACCGACGAAGGCACCAACAAAAAGTACGAGGCCAAAGTCTACGCCATCGACCCACAGATTGACCCCGTGAGCCGCACCCAGCCGGTGCGCGCCCGCTACGCCAACCAGAACAACGAGCTGCGCCCCGGTGCTTTCGTGAAAGTGAACCTGCAGCTCGGCGAATCGACTGACGCCCTGCAGGTGCCCACCGAAGCCGTTATTCCGGAAGCCAGCGGCTACAGCATCTACACCGTGAAAGACGGCAAGATGGTCCCGAAGAAGGTGAAAATCGGTATCCGCTCCGACAAGGTGATTCAAATCACCGACGGCCTGGCCGTTGGCGACTCCGTGATTCGCACCGGCATCCTGCAGGTGAAGCCGGGCGATGCCGTGAAGGCCACCAAGTAA
- a CDS encoding MGMT family protein, which produces MIPRNPTEAQRNFFQEVHEVVRLVPAGRVTTYGAIAHYLGARHGARMVGWAMMAAHTADGYVPAHRVINRNGQLTGRLHFATPTAMQEALEAEGVRVVEDEVQEFKRLFWDPTAELE; this is translated from the coding sequence ATGATTCCGCGTAATCCTACCGAAGCCCAGCGCAATTTCTTTCAGGAAGTGCACGAAGTAGTGCGCTTGGTGCCGGCCGGCCGCGTAACCACCTACGGCGCCATTGCCCACTACCTCGGCGCCCGGCACGGTGCCCGGATGGTGGGCTGGGCCATGATGGCCGCCCACACCGCCGACGGCTACGTGCCGGCCCATCGGGTTATCAACCGCAACGGCCAGCTCACCGGGCGCCTGCACTTCGCCACGCCCACCGCCATGCAGGAAGCCCTGGAGGCCGAAGGCGTGCGCGTGGTCGAGGATGAAGTGCAGGAGTTCAAGCGCCTGTTCTGGGACCCCACCGCGGAGCTGGAATAG